The Candidatus Omnitrophota bacterium DNA window CCTCCAGGTTTAATAATTTCATTACCAGAAGGCTGTTAGAGGGGGCAGAGGATACCTTGCTCCGGCACGGCGCCAAAGAAACCGACATAACCATGGTCTGGGTTCCCGGTTCTTTTGAGATCGGTTTAGCTGTTTTGAAGCTGGCAAAATCCAAAAAATATGACGCTGTCATTTCTTTAGGGGCCATAATCCGCGGGGAAACCCCCCACTTCGATTATATCGCTTCCCAGGCGTCTAAGGGGGCCGCTCAGATTATGCTGACTACCGGTGTGCCGGTCGCCTTCGGGATAGTA harbors:
- the ribE gene encoding 6,7-dimethyl-8-ribityllumazine synthase: MAKTIEGKLITAGKKFAIVASRFNNFITRRLLEGAEDTLLRHGAKETDITMVWVPGSFEIGLAVLKLAKSKKYDAVISLGAIIRGETPHFDYIASQASKGAAQIMLTTGVPVAFGIVTADSLEQAIQRAGAKEGNKGSQAALSAIEMSNLLEKI